A genomic window from Mesosutterella faecium includes:
- the hemC gene encoding hydroxymethylbilane synthase, whose amino-acid sequence MAEMKKCVIATRESPLAMWQAVHVKELLERHSPGMEVELFGMTTKGDRILDKTLSKIGGKGLFVVELEAAIREGRADLAVHSLKDIPMELSEGFVLAAVSSREDPRDAFVSARYASLEEMPAGAVVGTASLRRELMVRCRYPHLVVRPVRGNVGTRLRKLDEGQYDALVMASAGLKRLGLSERIRSVIEPEVSLPSPGQGALGIEVAQDNLRTREAVAFINDAACRACTAAEREVSRALGGSCQVPLAAYAVPEGDGGMWLRAMVGNHRTGEAIFAETHGRLEAPLEAAGEVLGRLRAEGAERILKEVLGG is encoded by the coding sequence ATGGCAGAAATGAAAAAGTGCGTCATCGCCACCCGCGAGAGCCCTCTGGCCATGTGGCAGGCCGTTCATGTGAAGGAGCTTCTCGAGCGGCACAGCCCGGGCATGGAAGTCGAGCTGTTCGGCATGACGACCAAGGGCGACCGCATTCTCGACAAGACGCTCTCGAAGATCGGCGGCAAGGGGCTTTTCGTGGTGGAGCTTGAGGCGGCGATTCGCGAGGGACGGGCGGATCTCGCCGTCCATTCCCTCAAGGACATCCCCATGGAGCTCAGCGAGGGATTCGTCCTCGCGGCGGTGTCCTCCCGCGAGGATCCGAGGGACGCCTTCGTGAGCGCCCGCTACGCAAGCCTCGAGGAAATGCCGGCCGGAGCCGTCGTGGGGACGGCCTCCCTGAGGCGCGAGCTGATGGTCCGCTGCCGCTATCCGCATCTGGTCGTCAGGCCCGTGCGGGGCAACGTCGGCACGCGCCTGCGCAAGCTCGACGAGGGGCAGTACGACGCGCTCGTCATGGCTTCGGCCGGGCTCAAGCGGCTGGGGCTTTCCGAGAGGATCCGCTCTGTGATCGAGCCCGAAGTGAGCCTGCCCTCGCCCGGGCAGGGCGCCCTCGGCATCGAGGTGGCGCAGGACAACCTGCGGACCCGCGAGGCCGTCGCCTTCATCAACGACGCGGCCTGCCGCGCCTGCACGGCGGCCGAGCGCGAGGTCTCCCGCGCCCTCGGCGGATCCTGCCAGGTGCCGCTTGCGGCCTACGCGGTTCCCGAAGGAGACGGCGGAATGTGGCTTCGCGCCATGGTCGGCAACCACCGCACCGGCGAGGCGATCTTCGCCGAGACCCACGGGCGGCTCGAGGCTCCGCTGGAGGCCGCAGGGGAGGTGCTCGGGCGGCTTCGCGCAGAAGGCGCGGAGCGCATCCTCAAAGAAGTACTCGGGGGCTGA
- the argH gene encoding argininosuccinate lyase has product MANINDSSDPLHAKNKAWSGRFSEPVADFVLRYTASVGFDKRMAMADIQGSLAHAAMLQKCGVISAGDLEDIRRGMAQIREEIKNGTFDWQLALEDVHLNIEARLTALIGDAGKRLHTGRSRNDQVATDLRLYLREELDEITFLLNDLQKVLVNLADKEADTVMPGFTHMQVAQPVTFGHHMLAYAEMFERDRERLISLRHRVNRSPLGAAALAGTTYPIDREYSAKLLGFEAVMQNSLDAVSDRDFGLEFLSAASLIMIHISRLSEELVYWMSQRFNFIHLPDRFTTGSSIMPQKKNPDVPETARGKAARVVGEMCAFAVLLKGLPLAYNKDLQEDKEPVFDAIDTVKDTLHAFIEMMPGVEPQREELRRACQAGYPTATDLADYLVRKGVPFRTAHDVVGRVVRKASELKVDLHEMPLSVLRSFSDKIEDDVYDCLTLEGALKARNHTGGTAPAQVRRQVALWKQLFEKRLTDAHAGEYDR; this is encoded by the coding sequence ATGGCAAACATCAACGATTCCTCCGATCCGCTTCACGCTAAAAACAAAGCCTGGTCCGGGCGTTTTTCCGAGCCTGTGGCTGATTTCGTGCTGCGCTACACCGCCTCCGTCGGCTTTGACAAGCGCATGGCGATGGCCGACATCCAGGGGTCGCTCGCTCACGCCGCCATGCTGCAGAAGTGCGGCGTCATCAGCGCCGGGGACCTCGAGGACATCCGCCGCGGAATGGCCCAGATCCGCGAAGAGATCAAAAACGGAACCTTTGACTGGCAGCTCGCCCTGGAGGACGTGCACCTCAACATCGAGGCGAGGCTCACCGCCCTCATCGGCGACGCCGGCAAGCGGCTGCACACCGGCCGCTCCCGCAACGACCAGGTCGCCACCGACCTGCGGCTTTACCTGCGCGAGGAGCTCGACGAGATCACGTTCCTGCTCAACGACCTGCAGAAGGTGCTTGTGAACCTGGCCGACAAGGAGGCCGACACGGTCATGCCGGGCTTCACCCACATGCAGGTCGCCCAGCCGGTCACGTTCGGCCACCACATGCTCGCCTACGCGGAGATGTTCGAGCGCGACCGCGAGCGGCTCATCAGCCTGCGCCACCGGGTGAACCGCTCCCCGCTCGGCGCCGCCGCCCTGGCCGGAACGACCTACCCGATCGACCGCGAGTACAGCGCGAAGCTGCTCGGGTTCGAGGCCGTCATGCAGAACTCGCTCGACGCCGTCTCCGACCGCGACTTCGGCCTCGAGTTCCTTTCGGCCGCCAGCCTGATCATGATTCACATCTCGAGGCTTTCCGAGGAACTCGTCTACTGGATGAGCCAGCGCTTCAACTTCATCCACCTGCCCGACCGCTTCACAACGGGCTCGTCGATCATGCCCCAGAAGAAGAACCCGGACGTGCCGGAGACCGCCCGCGGCAAGGCCGCCCGCGTCGTGGGCGAGATGTGCGCCTTCGCCGTGCTTCTCAAGGGCCTGCCGCTCGCCTACAACAAGGACCTCCAGGAGGACAAGGAGCCGGTCTTCGATGCGATCGACACCGTGAAGGACACGCTCCATGCGTTCATCGAAATGATGCCCGGGGTCGAGCCCCAGCGCGAGGAGCTGCGCCGGGCCTGCCAGGCGGGCTATCCCACCGCCACGGACCTCGCCGACTACCTGGTGCGCAAGGGCGTGCCGTTCCGCACGGCCCACGACGTCGTGGGCCGCGTGGTTCGGAAGGCCTCGGAGCTGAAGGTGGACCTGCACGAGATGCCGCTGTCGGTGCTGCGCTCTTTCAGCGATAAGATTGAGGATGACGTGTACGACTGCCTCACGCTCGAAGGCGCCCTCAAGGCCCGCAACCACACCGGCGGCACGGCGCCCGCCCAGGTCCGCCGCCAGGTGGCCCTCTGGAAGCAGCTTTTCGAAAAGCGCCTTACCGACGCGCACGCCGGCGAATACGACCGCTGA
- the yjgA gene encoding ribosome biogenesis factor YjgA, whose product MQIMTRDPYAFGDDGEVDDEGSGPSKSEIKREMHGLQELGRELTKLPEETLARVSPVLPENVLEAVREFRRIKTFKAQQRHIQHIGKLLRAADASAIRTAMEDAGGASAAMVAIQHQCERLRDELLASDEALTRLVDEHPSTDIQRLRQTIRMARREAAKEDPAKRSPRPFREIYQILREALTAEREAGLAAQVRAGAEQENE is encoded by the coding sequence ATGCAGATCATGACCCGGGATCCTTACGCCTTCGGCGACGACGGCGAGGTCGACGACGAAGGCTCCGGCCCCAGCAAATCCGAAATCAAGCGCGAAATGCACGGGCTGCAGGAGCTCGGCCGGGAGCTCACGAAGCTGCCCGAGGAGACGCTCGCGCGCGTTTCGCCCGTGCTGCCCGAGAACGTGCTGGAGGCCGTCCGGGAGTTCCGGCGCATCAAGACGTTCAAGGCCCAGCAGCGCCACATCCAGCACATCGGCAAGCTGCTGCGCGCGGCTGACGCCTCCGCCATCCGGACGGCCATGGAAGACGCCGGCGGAGCGAGCGCCGCGATGGTGGCGATCCAGCACCAGTGCGAGAGGCTGCGCGACGAGCTGCTCGCCTCCGACGAGGCGCTCACCCGGCTGGTCGACGAGCATCCCTCGACGGACATCCAGCGGCTTCGGCAGACGATCCGCATGGCCCGCAGGGAGGCAGCCAAGGAGGATCCCGCAAAGCGCAGCCCGCGCCCCTTCAGGGAGATCTACCAGATCCTGCGCGAAGCCCTCACGGCCGAGCGCGAGGCCGGCCTCGCGGCCCAGGTCCGGGCAGGCGCTGAACAGGAGAACGAGTAA
- the mog gene encoding molybdopterin adenylyltransferase — translation METTNAGETVIGLVSISDRASAGTYEDKGIPALVEWCTRAITTPVRFVKRLIPDDRYAIERTLVALVDDERCDLVLTTGGTGPSRRDVTPEATLAVATRELPGFGEQMRAVSLHFVPTAILSRQVGALREIPGHAALIVNLPGQPKAIAETLGGVRGPEGEQIVPGIFAAIPYCIDLIGGPWIETDPAVCRAFRPKSALKARQERLSREAQAEAAPAAPAEPEPPQGGRPQQQPSAEALSEPPEAEGARRAFVDPAPLRVPGGRTVEITPAAEQLEVFRLDPAGGRLPAPCAIVWLGGMGTDVHDFSELPEQISELRGPLAQFYMVNAPQLELSATPGKLVRAWYDLPGRGLSDEEDEPRIRQACGRITRLVDEIAARGMPRQRIFLAGFSQGASMALFTGARQELALGGVIALSGYLPLAESLTAEIRSGGRATPFFIGHGAYDEIVPLPFAEHSARLLAQLGVNVTWREYEAEHDFGGEALADVAGFLRRVMKY, via the coding sequence ATGGAAACGACGAACGCTGGCGAAACCGTAATCGGGCTCGTGTCGATCTCCGACCGGGCGAGCGCCGGAACATACGAGGACAAGGGCATTCCCGCCCTGGTCGAATGGTGCACCCGGGCCATCACGACTCCGGTGAGGTTCGTGAAGCGGCTCATCCCCGACGACCGCTACGCCATCGAGCGCACGCTCGTCGCCCTTGTGGACGACGAGCGCTGCGACCTCGTGCTCACCACGGGGGGCACCGGCCCGTCGCGGCGCGACGTGACGCCGGAGGCGACGCTGGCCGTCGCGACCCGCGAGCTGCCGGGCTTTGGCGAGCAGATGAGGGCCGTGTCGCTGCACTTCGTGCCCACCGCCATCCTGTCGCGCCAGGTCGGGGCCCTTCGCGAAATCCCCGGACACGCAGCCCTCATCGTGAACCTGCCGGGCCAGCCGAAGGCGATCGCGGAGACGCTGGGGGGCGTGCGCGGCCCCGAAGGCGAGCAGATCGTCCCGGGCATTTTCGCCGCCATCCCCTACTGCATCGACCTCATCGGCGGGCCGTGGATTGAAACCGACCCGGCGGTCTGCCGCGCCTTCAGGCCGAAGTCCGCCCTCAAGGCGAGGCAGGAAAGGCTCTCGCGCGAGGCGCAGGCTGAGGCGGCGCCGGCCGCGCCGGCAGAGCCTGAGCCCCCTCAGGGCGGCCGCCCGCAGCAGCAGCCCTCCGCGGAGGCCCTGTCCGAGCCCCCCGAAGCCGAAGGCGCCCGGCGCGCTTTCGTGGACCCCGCGCCGCTGCGCGTGCCCGGCGGCAGGACCGTGGAGATCACGCCCGCCGCGGAGCAGCTGGAGGTTTTCCGGCTCGATCCCGCCGGCGGCAGGCTGCCCGCGCCCTGCGCGATCGTCTGGCTGGGCGGCATGGGCACCGACGTGCACGACTTCTCGGAGCTGCCCGAGCAGATCTCCGAGCTGCGCGGCCCCTTGGCCCAGTTCTACATGGTGAACGCGCCGCAGCTCGAGCTGAGCGCCACGCCGGGCAAGCTCGTGCGCGCCTGGTATGACCTGCCCGGCCGCGGGCTCTCCGACGAAGAGGACGAGCCGCGCATCCGCCAGGCCTGCGGCCGCATCACGAGGCTCGTGGATGAGATTGCCGCAAGGGGCATGCCGCGCCAGAGGATCTTCCTCGCGGGCTTCTCCCAGGGCGCCTCGATGGCGCTCTTCACCGGAGCGCGCCAGGAGCTCGCGCTGGGCGGCGTGATCGCGCTGTCGGGCTACCTGCCCCTCGCGGAGTCCCTGACCGCCGAGATCCGCAGCGGCGGGCGCGCCACGCCCTTTTTCATCGGGCACGGCGCCTACGACGAAATCGTCCCGCTGCCCTTCGCGGAGCACAGCGCGCGGCTGCTCGCGCAGCTTGGCGTGAACGTCACCTGGCGTGAATACGAGGCGGAGCACGACTTCGGCGGCGAGGCGCTGGCCGACGTCGCAGGGTTCCTGCGCCGCGTCATGAAGTACTGA
- a CDS encoding manganese-dependent inorganic pyrophosphatase, translated as MSVLVLGHKNPDTDSIVAALSAANLYRARGIDAAAAAQGAPAPETAFVLKRFGLEAPQVVTSVAGRDVYLVDYSDLAQAPADFGKCRLLGIVDHHKLGDVTSDAPLECWIQPVGCSNTVLKLMYDFYGVKVPRELAGAMLCAILSDTVLFKSPTCTEADRKAAAELASIAGVTDVEALGMEMFKAKSNLEASPRDLIFRDFKDFDMNGRKVGIGQLELISLSMVGPELKKALSEELSRVKAEGRHSALLVLTDIMREGSELLVCSDEPGLIVKALKADPATMWMPGVMSRKKQIVPPLQQAFKA; from the coding sequence ATGAGCGTTTTGGTTCTGGGGCACAAGAACCCCGATACAGACTCCATCGTCGCGGCCCTGTCCGCCGCCAATCTTTACCGGGCCCGCGGCATCGACGCCGCTGCGGCCGCTCAGGGCGCGCCCGCTCCCGAGACCGCCTTCGTGCTGAAGCGCTTCGGCCTTGAGGCTCCGCAGGTCGTCACGTCCGTGGCCGGCCGCGACGTCTATCTCGTCGACTACTCCGACCTCGCCCAGGCTCCCGCGGATTTCGGCAAATGCCGCCTGCTCGGCATCGTCGACCACCACAAGCTGGGCGACGTGACTTCCGACGCCCCGCTCGAGTGCTGGATCCAGCCGGTCGGCTGCTCGAACACGGTGCTCAAGCTGATGTACGACTTCTACGGAGTCAAGGTGCCGCGGGAGCTGGCCGGCGCCATGCTCTGCGCGATTCTCTCCGACACCGTGCTCTTCAAGAGCCCGACCTGCACGGAAGCCGACAGGAAGGCTGCCGCCGAGCTCGCCTCGATCGCCGGCGTCACCGACGTCGAGGCTCTCGGCATGGAGATGTTCAAGGCGAAGAGCAACCTCGAGGCCTCCCCGCGCGATCTCATCTTCCGCGACTTCAAGGACTTCGACATGAACGGCCGCAAGGTGGGCATCGGGCAGCTCGAGCTCATCTCGCTGTCGATGGTGGGCCCGGAGCTGAAGAAAGCCCTCTCCGAGGAGCTCTCGCGCGTGAAGGCCGAAGGCCGCCACTCGGCCCTGCTCGTGCTCACCGACATCATGAGGGAGGGCTCCGAGCTGCTCGTGTGCTCCGATGAGCCCGGACTCATCGTGAAGGCCCTGAAGGCCGATCCGGCCACGATGTGGATGCCCGGCGTGATGAGCCGCAAAAAGCAGATCGTGCCGCCGCTGCAGCAGGCCTTCAAGGCCTGA
- a CDS encoding MalY/PatB family protein: MPDFCFDQTADHRLDGSYRWEQPAGRSDVIGMDTADLDFECPPCVREALRPIVEENTYNYRRLPEGYFRAVEDWYSRTYGLRIEREWLFCVPGTLAAVRLALGLFMRPNSQVILQCPSFGPIRRMISLSGCRVLRNPMKPVRGRFEIDFEDFEQKVREERPAAFVLVNPQNPTGRVFTKQELARLASVCARYSVPIISDEVHSLLTYGSHLHTPILAASAEARAVSIQIVSMSKGFNLMGLPHAIVAVASPKLRERFAQASQAHSFDYAVNACAAAAARSVLEGRADDWQRQLRAYLLGNIDLALQFFERELPAVRAYRPEAGFLLWLDCRGLGIRAEKLGEAFFERAGVRLCNGLDFGPAGGGFVRMNIAVPRAVLEEALGRIKKAFAQPSA; the protein is encoded by the coding sequence ATGCCTGATTTCTGCTTTGACCAGACCGCCGACCATCGCCTGGACGGCTCCTACCGCTGGGAGCAGCCCGCAGGCCGCAGCGATGTGATCGGCATGGACACCGCGGATCTCGACTTCGAGTGCCCGCCGTGCGTGCGCGAGGCGCTGCGGCCGATTGTCGAAGAAAACACCTACAACTACAGGCGCCTGCCCGAGGGCTATTTCCGCGCCGTCGAGGACTGGTACAGCCGCACCTACGGCCTCAGGATCGAGCGCGAATGGCTCTTTTGCGTCCCGGGAACGCTTGCCGCCGTGCGGCTTGCCCTGGGGCTGTTCATGAGGCCCAACAGCCAGGTCATCCTCCAGTGCCCGAGCTTCGGGCCCATCCGCCGCATGATCTCGCTGTCGGGCTGCCGGGTTCTCAGAAACCCGATGAAGCCGGTGCGCGGGCGCTTTGAAATCGACTTCGAGGACTTCGAGCAGAAGGTCCGCGAGGAGCGGCCCGCCGCCTTCGTTCTGGTCAATCCCCAGAATCCCACGGGGCGGGTCTTCACGAAGCAGGAGCTCGCCCGGCTCGCCTCGGTCTGCGCGCGCTACAGCGTCCCGATCATCTCCGACGAGGTGCACTCGCTGCTCACCTACGGCAGCCACCTCCACACGCCTATCCTCGCGGCCTCGGCCGAGGCCCGCGCGGTCTCGATACAGATCGTGAGCATGAGCAAGGGGTTCAACCTGATGGGGCTGCCCCACGCGATCGTCGCCGTGGCCTCCCCGAAGCTGCGCGAGCGCTTCGCGCAGGCCTCTCAGGCGCACAGCTTCGACTACGCCGTGAACGCCTGCGCCGCCGCAGCGGCCCGCTCCGTCCTCGAGGGCCGGGCCGACGACTGGCAGCGGCAGCTGCGGGCCTACCTGCTCGGCAACATCGACCTCGCGCTGCAGTTCTTCGAGCGGGAGCTCCCCGCGGTGCGCGCCTACCGCCCCGAGGCCGGGTTCCTGCTCTGGCTCGACTGCAGGGGGCTCGGCATCCGGGCCGAAAAGCTGGGCGAGGCCTTCTTCGAGCGGGCGGGCGTGAGGCTCTGCAACGGGCTTGACTTCGGCCCCGCGGGCGGGGGCTTCGTGCGCATGAACATCGCCGTGCCCCGAGCCGTCCTCGAGGAGGCGCTCGGGCGCATCAAAAAAGCCTTCGCGCAGCCCTCCGCCTGA
- a CDS encoding dicarboxylate/amino acid:cation symporter: MASKTKKLGLATKILLAMVVGAAFGFIFKGSYDIWGQVTQPIGTIFIRLLKMTIIPLVFFSIVCGVASVANLQRLKKVGGTFLIFWFLASMLAAVSGIFWAYVIEPGVGIHLAEKAAFSTKDVSVVNSLVNWFPDNVFASFTNFNILQVIIFSLFLGFAIALLPAGSEAKRLLSKGFEVCNTAITKVVEIVMIFAPLGVLCLMADVTGTLGTEVLTGLGKMLVTQYVAYATVLLVMFPIILKFIAKVSPLRHYANVFPAMILAFSTCSSSATLPLTMKCTKERAGVPDETVNLLAPPAATINMQACCAEMPIYAIFAAQMFGLDFGFGQLVLICFLGIIMAAGVAGVPGGGIMMSAIMMQTMGLPLTIVPWVAGIYRLIDMPNTMLNVTGDTVGMVTTASLLGTLDRDKFNAPKSIYG; this comes from the coding sequence ATGGCCTCAAAAACTAAAAAACTGGGCCTAGCCACCAAAATTCTTCTGGCCATGGTGGTGGGCGCCGCGTTCGGCTTCATCTTCAAGGGCAGCTACGACATCTGGGGTCAGGTGACCCAGCCCATCGGGACGATCTTCATCCGGCTTCTCAAGATGACGATCATTCCGCTCGTCTTCTTTTCCATCGTCTGCGGCGTGGCGAGCGTGGCCAACCTCCAGCGGCTCAAGAAAGTAGGCGGAACCTTCCTCATCTTCTGGTTCCTCGCCTCGATGCTCGCCGCCGTCTCCGGCATCTTCTGGGCCTACGTGATCGAGCCCGGCGTGGGCATCCACCTCGCCGAGAAGGCCGCCTTCAGCACGAAGGACGTGAGCGTCGTGAACAGCCTCGTCAACTGGTTCCCCGACAACGTGTTCGCCTCCTTCACGAACTTCAACATCCTGCAGGTCATCATCTTCTCGCTCTTCCTCGGGTTTGCGATCGCGCTGCTGCCGGCCGGCTCCGAAGCGAAGCGGCTGCTCAGCAAGGGGTTCGAGGTCTGCAACACGGCCATTACCAAAGTGGTTGAAATCGTGATGATCTTCGCCCCGCTGGGCGTGCTCTGCCTCATGGCCGACGTCACCGGCACCCTGGGCACCGAGGTGCTCACCGGTCTGGGCAAGATGCTCGTGACGCAGTACGTGGCCTACGCGACGGTCCTGCTCGTCATGTTCCCGATCATCCTGAAGTTCATCGCGAAGGTGAGCCCCCTGCGCCACTACGCGAACGTGTTCCCGGCGATGATCCTCGCCTTCTCGACCTGCAGCTCGAGCGCGACGCTGCCGCTCACGATGAAGTGCACCAAGGAGCGCGCCGGCGTGCCCGACGAGACCGTGAACCTGCTCGCCCCGCCCGCGGCCACCATCAACATGCAGGCCTGCTGCGCGGAAATGCCGATCTACGCCATCTTCGCGGCGCAGATGTTCGGGCTTGACTTCGGCTTCGGGCAGCTCGTGCTCATCTGCTTCCTCGGCATCATCATGGCCGCCGGCGTCGCGGGCGTGCCCGGAGGCGGCATCATGATGTCGGCCATCATGATGCAGACGATGGGCCTGCCGCTCACCATCGTGCCCTGGGTGGCGGGCATCTACCGCCTGATCGACATGCCCAACACGATGCTCAACGTGACCGGCGACACCGTGGGCATGGTGACGACCGCGTCGCTGCTCGGCACGCTCGACCGCGATAAATTCAACGCGCCCAAATCCATCTACGGCTAA
- a CDS encoding VOC family protein: protein MDSVPKLRLSRSTNNLEKLIVFYCSGLGFEILDRYEQQNGWDGVICGHRDWPYQLEFSQKRETEDVPRAPTLNHFIVFSIPDDKEWKAVLARMFENGFPQVTNPQLYADPSTAAYEDPDGYRVVLRKGVWKK, encoded by the coding sequence ATGGATTCTGTGCCAAAACTGCGCCTGTCGCGTTCGACCAACAACCTTGAGAAACTGATCGTCTTTTACTGCTCGGGCCTGGGCTTTGAGATCCTCGACCGCTACGAGCAGCAAAACGGATGGGACGGCGTGATCTGCGGCCACAGGGACTGGCCCTACCAGCTGGAGTTTTCCCAGAAGCGCGAGACCGAGGACGTGCCGCGCGCTCCGACGCTCAATCACTTCATCGTGTTTTCCATTCCCGATGACAAGGAGTGGAAGGCGGTGCTCGCCCGCATGTTTGAAAACGGCTTCCCGCAGGTGACCAACCCCCAGCTCTACGCAGACCCGTCGACGGCCGCCTATGAGGATCCGGACGGCTACCGCGTCGTGCTTCGCAAGGGCGTCTGGAAGAAGTAA
- a CDS encoding DNA polymerase III subunit chi, with the protein MQQIDFHFNVGSRLQYACLFVRKVWRMGKSVAVWSSDSARLADFNRRLWAFDDLSFIPHAMAGSKDAQEARVVLSEDPSRLPDSDVLLLLDESVPPGFEQLFERFDRVVDIVSSVPEETAAARARYKIYRKLNCPLKAYDQGSR; encoded by the coding sequence ATGCAGCAGATTGATTTTCACTTCAACGTGGGCAGCCGCCTGCAGTACGCCTGCCTCTTCGTGCGCAAGGTCTGGAGGATGGGCAAGTCGGTGGCCGTCTGGAGCTCGGACTCCGCGCGGCTCGCGGACTTCAACCGCAGGCTCTGGGCCTTCGACGACCTCTCCTTCATCCCTCATGCGATGGCCGGCTCGAAGGACGCACAGGAGGCGCGGGTCGTGCTGAGCGAGGATCCCTCGCGGCTGCCCGACTCCGACGTGCTGCTGCTGCTCGACGAGTCGGTGCCTCCCGGCTTCGAGCAGCTCTTCGAGAGGTTCGACCGCGTGGTGGACATCGTCTCCTCCGTGCCGGAGGAAACCGCCGCCGCGCGCGCCCGCTATAAAATCTACCGAAAGCTCAACTGCCCGCTGAAGGCTTACGACCAAGGAAGCCGCTGA